One Piscinibacter lacus genomic window, CGGGGCCTCCGGCCCGCCCTTCCTCGGGCGGCCGGGCCACCCGGCCGGGCCGGATCGGCTTGGGTATGCTGGCCGCATGAACCTGTTGCTCGATGCCTTCTGGCGGGCTGCCGCCTATTGCCTGCATCCCCGGATCATCCTCTGGGCCCTCGCGCCACTCGCGCTGACGGCGGCTTTCGCCGGTCTCTTCGGCTGGCTGTTCTGGGAGGACGCCATCGCGGCCGTGCGGGCCTGGCTGGACGGCTGGTCGCTCGGCGCCAGCGCACTGGCCTGGCTGGACAGCGTCGGCGCGTCCGGCATGCGGGCGCTGGTGGCGCCGCTGATCGTGCTGGCCCTGGTGGTGCCGCTGCTGGTGATCCTGGCCCTGCTGATGGTCGCGCTGAGCCTGGCGCCTTCGGTGGTGCGGCTGGTCGCCGCGCGGCGCTTCCCGGACCTGGCGCGGCGCGGCCAGTCCAGCTTCGTCCGGTCGCTGCTGTGGTCGCTGGGCTCGACCCTGCTGGCCCTGCTGGCGCTGATCCTCAGCCTGCCTTTCTGGCTGATCCCGCCGATGGTGCTGCTGCTGCCGCCGCTGATCTGGGGCTGGCTGAGCTACCGGGTGATGAGCTACGACGCGCTCGCCGACCATGCCGACGCGGCCGAGCGCCAGGCCATCCTGCGCCAGGAGCGGCTGCCGCTGCTGATCATCGGCATCGTCACCGGCTACCTCGGCGCTGCGCCCTCGCTGCTGTGGGCCTTTGGCGCGGCGGCCGTCATCCTGGCGCCGGTGCTGCTGGTGCTGTCGGTCTGGCTCTACACCCTGGTCTTCGCCTTCTCCTGCCTGTGGTTCACCCATTACGCGCTGGCGGCGCTGAGCGCGCGGCGTCAGGCCGAGTCGGCCCGCGCCGCGCGGGATGCCGCCGCCGCCGGACCGGTGATCGACCTGCTGCCTGC contains:
- a CDS encoding EI24 domain-containing protein; the encoded protein is MNLLLDAFWRAAAYCLHPRIILWALAPLALTAAFAGLFGWLFWEDAIAAVRAWLDGWSLGASALAWLDSVGASGMRALVAPLIVLALVVPLLVILALLMVALSLAPSVVRLVAARRFPDLARRGQSSFVRSLLWSLGSTLLALLALILSLPFWLIPPMVLLLPPLIWGWLSYRVMSYDALADHADAAERQAILRQERLPLLIIGIVTGYLGAAPSLLWAFGAAAVILAPVLLVLSVWLYTLVFAFSCLWFTHYALAALSARRQAESARAARDAAAAGPVIDLLPASAGAAPAAAPVPPPALPF